From Blattabacterium cuenoti, a single genomic window includes:
- the lpdA gene encoding dihydrolipoyl dehydrogenase yields the protein MHFDVIILGSGPGGYVASIRAAQLGMKTALLEKESVGGVCLNWGCIPTKSLLNSAKILQSIKKNGELFGIKSENIEIDYPKILSKSRNVVDKIKKGILFLMKKNGIHVIYGNAKLKKGKKIEVLKNDKSIAEYSASHVIIATGSIPKIDPKFQCDGKKIITYKDALSLPSLPKRMIIIGSGSIGLEFSYFYHSMGTKVTIIEISSKLFPHIDNDISDFLKYSFDKIGITNYVSSNINNITYHNGIYEVGIKTLFSNNILLKADTILCAMGVIPNTEYIGLEEIGIQTEKGFIVVDENYRTNINGYYAIGDIIKSPSLAHVASHEAINCIENIKGLNCQKIDYNNIPKCVYSLPEIASVGYTEKESKEKGFRIKVGKFPFSALGRAISDENTDGFVKVIFDDKYDEWLGCHMIGNHVTDLISEVVVARKLEATSYEILGSIHPHPSLSESIIESVANAYGKAIHL from the coding sequence ATGCATTTTGATGTTATTATTTTAGGAAGTGGTCCTGGAGGTTATGTAGCTTCTATACGTGCAGCACAACTTGGAATGAAAACAGCTCTTCTTGAAAAAGAATCTGTTGGAGGAGTATGCTTAAACTGGGGGTGTATTCCTACTAAATCACTTCTCAATAGTGCAAAAATTTTACAATCCATAAAAAAAAATGGGGAATTATTTGGAATAAAAAGTGAAAATATTGAAATAGATTATCCAAAAATACTTTCTAAAAGTAGAAATGTTGTTGATAAAATAAAAAAAGGAATTTTATTTTTAATGAAAAAAAATGGAATCCATGTTATTTATGGAAATGCAAAATTAAAAAAAGGAAAAAAAATAGAAGTTTTAAAAAATGATAAAAGTATAGCAGAATATTCAGCTTCACATGTTATTATTGCTACTGGATCAATTCCCAAAATTGATCCCAAATTTCAATGTGATGGAAAAAAAATTATAACATATAAAGATGCTTTATCATTACCTTCATTACCTAAAAGAATGATAATTATAGGTTCTGGATCTATAGGTTTAGAATTTTCTTATTTTTATCATTCTATGGGAACGAAAGTTACGATCATAGAAATAAGTTCTAAATTATTTCCTCATATAGATAATGATATATCTGATTTTTTAAAATATTCTTTCGATAAAATTGGAATCACAAATTATGTATCTTCTAACATAAATAATATCACTTATCATAACGGTATTTATGAAGTTGGCATTAAAACATTATTTTCCAATAATATTTTATTAAAAGCAGATACTATATTATGTGCAATGGGAGTTATTCCTAATACTGAATATATTGGACTGGAAGAAATCGGTATTCAAACGGAAAAAGGTTTTATAGTTGTGGATGAAAATTACCGTACAAATATTAATGGATATTATGCAATTGGAGATATAATTAAAAGTCCTTCACTTGCACATGTAGCCTCACATGAGGCAATAAATTGTATTGAAAATATAAAAGGTTTAAATTGTCAAAAAATAGATTATAATAATATTCCTAAATGCGTTTATTCACTTCCTGAAATAGCCTCAGTTGGTTATACTGAAAAAGAATCTAAAGAAAAAGGATTTCGAATAAAAGTAGGAAAATTTCCTTTTAGTGCTTTAGGTCGAGCTATTTCTGATGAAAATACTGATGGTTTTGTAAAAGTAATTTTTGATGATAAATATGATGAATGGTTAGGATGTCATATGATAGGTAATCATGTAACAGATTTAATTTCAGAAGTAGTAGTTGCTAGAAAATTAGAAGCAACCAGCTATGAGATTTTAGGAAGCATACATCCTCATCCTTCATTAAGTGAATCTATCATTGAATCTGTAGCTAATGCTTATGGAAAGGCCATTCATTTGTAA
- the fsa gene encoding fructose-6-phosphate aldolase gives MKFFIDTANLKEIDEARSLGMLNGVTTNPSLISKESVYNQKEIYQHYISICKRLKNDENVSAEVISSDYTDMIQEGEKLASLHPKIVVKIPMTKNGVMAIKYFFRKKIKTNCTLIFSTGQALVAAKAGADYVSPFLGRLDDVSYNGLSLIKEIKNIYDNYYFKTKILAASIRSPLHIVECAKIGVYAVTSPINVIYSLLNHPLTNIGLARFIKDFKNKIK, from the coding sequence ATGAAATTTTTTATAGATACAGCTAATTTAAAAGAAATTGATGAAGCAAGATCGTTAGGAATGCTAAATGGAGTTACCACAAATCCTTCTTTAATATCAAAAGAATCTGTTTATAACCAAAAAGAAATTTATCAACATTACATATCTATATGCAAACGTCTCAAAAACGATGAAAATGTAAGCGCAGAAGTTATCAGTAGCGATTATACTGATATGATTCAAGAAGGAGAAAAACTCGCTTCTTTACATCCAAAAATTGTAGTAAAAATACCTATGACAAAAAATGGAGTCATGGCTATTAAATATTTTTTTAGAAAAAAAATTAAAACTAATTGTACTCTTATTTTTTCTACGGGACAAGCTCTAGTAGCTGCTAAAGCCGGAGCTGATTATGTTTCTCCGTTTTTGGGTAGATTAGATGATGTTTCTTATAATGGATTGAGTTTAATAAAAGAAATAAAAAATATATATGATAATTATTACTTTAAAACTAAAATATTAGCAGCTTCCATACGTTCTCCTTTACATATTGTAGAATGTGCTAAAATTGGGGTATATGCCGTTACTTCTCCCATAAATGTAATTTATTCTTTATTGAATCATCCATTGACTAACATAGGATTGGCAAGATTTATAAAAGATTTTAAAAACAAAATCAAATAA
- a CDS encoding ferritin has protein sequence MLSEKIEKGLIKQLNRESESSQLYLSMAFWVEKKGYEGICEFLYDHSNEERIHMLKLVRYINKRGGNIVLNGISIINVTYQSLKELFIKLLGHEKKISQKINYLVEISLQEKDYFTYNFLQWYVEEQIEEEALIKTVLDKIELIGEDKGGLYFFDQNMKNFHKKKNCD, from the coding sequence ATGCTTAGTGAAAAAATAGAGAAAGGATTAATTAAACAATTAAATAGAGAATCGGAATCTTCTCAATTGTATTTATCTATGGCGTTTTGGGTTGAAAAAAAAGGTTATGAAGGAATATGTGAATTTTTATATGATCATTCAAATGAAGAAAGGATTCATATGTTAAAATTAGTCAGATACATTAATAAGAGAGGGGGGAATATTGTTTTAAATGGTATATCAATTATAAATGTAACGTATCAATCTTTGAAAGAATTATTTATAAAATTACTTGGACATGAAAAGAAAATTTCTCAAAAAATTAATTATTTGGTAGAAATTTCATTACAAGAAAAAGATTATTTTACATATAATTTTTTGCAATGGTATGTTGAAGAACAAATTGAAGAAGAAGCTTTGATTAAAACGGTATTGGATAAAATAGAATTAATAGGAGAAGATAAAGGGGGGTTATATTTTTTTGATCAAAACATGAAAAATTTTCATAAAAAAAAAAATTGTGATTAA
- a CDS encoding outer membrane protein assembly factor BamD: MIKIIYLILTILFISFFFEGCSILSEKKSDFLESGESTLFEKGKRDYLSSLNFNLDQTKTNLAINELNQFIKEHPDSSKVKEAYDLIQKLLKKIEQKNYYIANYYFIMHKYKAALIYFQDFINQFPKTSFKEKVLYKICVSQYQISRKEDFFKSYNEYIKNFPNSNNAKKLKILYKKLN, encoded by the coding sequence GTGATTAAAATTATTTATCTGATATTGACAATATTATTTATAAGTTTTTTTTTTGAAGGATGTTCTATTTTATCAGAAAAAAAATCTGATTTTTTAGAATCAGGAGAGAGTACTTTGTTTGAAAAGGGAAAACGTGATTATCTTTCATCTTTAAATTTCAATTTAGATCAAACAAAGACCAATCTTGCAATTAATGAACTGAATCAGTTTATCAAAGAACATCCTGATAGTTCAAAAGTAAAAGAAGCTTATGACTTGATTCAAAAATTGTTGAAAAAAATCGAACAAAAAAACTATTACATTGCTAATTATTATTTTATAATGCATAAATATAAAGCAGCTTTGATTTATTTTCAAGATTTTATAAATCAATTTCCAAAAACTTCTTTTAAAGAAAAAGTTTTGTATAAAATTTGTGTATCTCAATATCAGATTTCAAGAAAAGAAGATTTTTTTAAATCATATAATGAATACATAAAAAATTTTCCAAATTCTAATAATGCAAAAAAATTAAAAATTTTGTACAAAAAATTAAATTAA
- a CDS encoding RNA recognition motif domain-containing protein has product MDNTKLYVGNLSYDMTEQELKKYFESVGEVTHAKIIFDESSSNKRSKGFGFIEMSNEENAKQAIEKLNGTEFMGRNIIVSAARPRAKKDY; this is encoded by the coding sequence ATGGACAACACGAAACTATACGTAGGTAATTTATCTTATGATATGACAGAACAAGAATTGAAAAAATATTTTGAATCTGTAGGAGAAGTGACTCATGCCAAAATTATTTTTGATGAATCTTCTTCAAATAAAAGAAGTAAAGGTTTTGGATTCATAGAGATGTCTAATGAAGAAAATGCAAAACAAGCCATAGAAAAATTGAATGGAACAGAATTTATGGGAAGAAATATTATTGTATCCGCAGCTAGACCAAGAGCAAAAAAAGATTATTAG
- the dapA gene encoding 4-hydroxy-tetrahydrodipicolinate synthase, with the protein MKKLYGTGVALVTPFKKEGNIDFNGLEKLVKYVVNNNIDYLVALGSTAETTTLSKEERWDVVKCIQSANYKKLPLVLGIGGNNTEDVINKINSIKNLSDFYAILSVSPYYNKPSQEGIYQHFKSIVNCTEADIILYNVPKRTGSNIIPETVLRLADDFKNIIGIKEASGNVLQSYRILEHKPENFSVISGDDLISLPIILGGGSGVISVIAQGIPDKISNMISFAIDHNVKKAFSIFYNIIEIINLIYEEGNPTGIKTFLDIIGICNPYVRLPLLVGTSSLRKKMLHLLNEINK; encoded by the coding sequence ATGAAAAAATTATATGGAACAGGTGTAGCGTTGGTTACTCCTTTTAAAAAGGAAGGAAACATTGATTTCAATGGACTTGAGAAACTTGTAAAATATGTTGTAAATAATAATATTGACTATTTGGTAGCATTGGGTTCTACAGCGGAAACAACGACCTTAAGTAAGGAGGAGAGATGGGATGTTGTAAAATGTATTCAAAGTGCTAATTATAAAAAACTACCTTTGGTATTAGGAATAGGTGGAAATAATACGGAAGATGTGATAAATAAAATAAATAGCATAAAAAATTTATCTGATTTTTATGCTATTCTTTCGGTTTCTCCCTATTATAATAAACCTTCTCAGGAAGGAATATATCAACATTTTAAATCGATAGTTAATTGTACAGAAGCAGACATTATTCTCTACAATGTACCTAAAAGAACAGGTTCCAATATTATACCGGAAACTGTTTTACGTTTAGCTGATGATTTTAAAAATATAATAGGAATAAAAGAAGCTTCTGGTAATGTTTTACAATCTTATAGAATTTTGGAACATAAACCTGAAAATTTTAGTGTAATATCAGGAGATGATTTGATATCTTTACCTATTATATTAGGAGGAGGATCTGGTGTTATTTCTGTAATAGCTCAAGGTATTCCTGACAAAATATCTAACATGATTTCTTTTGCAATTGATCATAATGTTAAAAAAGCTTTTTCTATTTTTTATAATATTATTGAAATAATAAATTTGATTTATGAAGAAGGAAACCCGACAGGAATCAAAACTTTTTTAGACATAATCGGAATATGTAATCCATATGTAAGATTACCATTATTAGTTGGAACTTCATCTTTAAGAAAAAAGATGTTACATTTATTAAATGAAATTAATAAGTAA